Proteins from one Gilliamella sp. ESL0443 genomic window:
- a CDS encoding exopolyphosphatase, with protein MNKFDEYAVIDLGSNSFHMVIARCIDGATQIIYKNKKNIHLATGLNEFYELSETSIKRGIECLALFAERLNGFPPENVRIVATYTLRIATNRHKFLAEAAKVLPYPIEIISGQEEARLIYLGTMTAESTAEEDTKFVIDIGGGSTEIAIGRGNDLKPFIVASRPMGCVTYTKQFFPQKTIDRYSFLRAKLAAEQQIENLITTIKRQNISVAFGTSGTIKSIYKILLDLGVSDGIITPKRLDDLISYILEFKSFHDIDYPSLSEERKNVFVSGLAIFSGVFNALGIQELQFSPCALREGVLYELIDGPNYRDIRQTTAETLSQHYNIDERHAKQVVKTAKYLFSQWKTQTSTNIPQHLESILYWAAQLHEVGLKINFSSIHKHSSYILLNSNLPGFNEEQQLLLSTLVRYHRKSINIDELPYFSLFEYKHIISLLQILRLAVLFNNQRNNDLDLTTFRLKLNSDKLSKLTIELNEKFVENNKLILLDLEQEQKYWKSVNDWKLSIEMF; from the coding sequence GTGAATAAATTTGATGAATATGCAGTTATTGATCTAGGTTCGAATAGTTTTCATATGGTCATTGCACGTTGTATTGATGGTGCAACACAAATTATCTACAAAAATAAAAAAAATATTCATTTAGCTACCGGTTTAAATGAATTCTATGAGCTAAGCGAGACAAGTATTAAACGAGGTATTGAATGCCTTGCACTCTTTGCTGAACGGCTGAATGGATTTCCCCCGGAAAATGTTCGAATTGTTGCAACCTATACGTTACGTATCGCCACCAATCGGCATAAATTTCTAGCCGAAGCGGCTAAGGTTCTACCCTACCCAATTGAAATTATTTCCGGACAAGAGGAAGCCCGTTTAATCTATTTAGGTACCATGACAGCCGAATCAACCGCCGAAGAAGATACCAAATTTGTTATTGATATTGGTGGTGGATCGACTGAAATTGCCATAGGTCGAGGAAACGATCTCAAACCATTTATTGTGGCAAGTCGACCAATGGGCTGTGTTACTTACACTAAGCAATTTTTTCCACAAAAGACCATTGACCGATATTCATTTTTAAGAGCTAAACTGGCAGCCGAACAACAAATTGAAAATCTTATTACCACAATAAAAAGACAAAATATTAGTGTCGCATTTGGTACTTCCGGCACAATCAAAAGTATTTACAAAATATTATTAGATTTAGGTGTCAGCGATGGAATCATTACGCCTAAACGTTTGGATGATTTAATCAGTTATATTTTAGAATTCAAGTCTTTTCATGATATTGACTATCCATCGCTTTCAGAAGAAAGAAAAAACGTTTTCGTCAGCGGGTTAGCCATTTTTAGTGGCGTTTTTAATGCATTAGGGATACAAGAGCTTCAATTTAGCCCATGCGCATTGCGTGAAGGAGTTTTGTATGAACTTATTGATGGTCCAAATTATCGAGATATAAGACAAACAACAGCCGAAACACTCTCTCAGCATTACAACATTGATGAACGCCATGCCAAACAAGTGGTGAAAACGGCAAAGTATCTTTTTTCACAATGGAAAACGCAAACTTCGACTAATATTCCGCAACATTTAGAATCTATCCTCTATTGGGCAGCGCAGCTTCACGAAGTGGGACTGAAAATAAATTTTTCATCAATACACAAACATTCGAGTTATATCCTGTTAAATAGTAACTTACCCGGATTCAATGAAGAACAACAACTTTTATTGTCTACCCTTGTTCGTTATCATCGAAAGTCAATTAACATTGATGAACTGCCCTATTTTAGTTTATTCGAATACAAACATATCATCTCGTTATTGCAGATTTTGCGGCTTGCCGTTTTATTTAATAACCAGCGTAATAACGATCTGGATCTCACTACATTTAGATTAAAATTAAACAGTGATAAATTAAGCAAACTGACGATAGAACTCAACGAAAAGTTTGTTGAAAATAATAAGTTAATCTTGCTTGATTTAGAGCAGGAGCAGAAATATTGGAAATCGGTTAATGATTGGAAATTATCGATTGAAATGTTTTAA
- a CDS encoding DASS family sodium-coupled anion symporter codes for MNTVKKPPVKWLPLIIIAVISAILWQFVSPPEGISIEGWHTSIIFVATIACIVAEIMPIGAIGLLAITVFAVLGPSGAATATEAIKISLSELNSSLIWLIVIAFMIARGFIKTGLSKRIAYYLVKLLGRNTLGLAYGLSVTDMALAPAIPSTTARAGGVIYPIAEALAINFNSNPKDESRNRIGTFLMLTISHVNDITSAMFLTAFTGNLLAAKLVTSQLGITLGWGQWFMAAIVPCLVSFIVIPLVIYFLTNPELKKTPEAPKLATEELKKMGALTFKELIMGSTVLLLLGLWIFGKNFGIDSTTTAFIGLTILILTGVLSWDDIKGEKAAWDTLIWFAALLMMAGQVNKLGVTKWLGDTIGNAVKGHLGDSSWVLVIVILCVAYVYLHYFFASGNAHIAALFPVFLTVALALGVPQMIAIFALVICTNYFGSITQFANARNPLLFAEGFVPVKTWWKVGFICSVVNLIIVFTIGILWWKIIGLG; via the coding sequence ATGAACACAGTGAAAAAACCACCTGTCAAATGGTTACCGCTCATAATTATTGCTGTTATTTCAGCAATATTATGGCAATTTGTTTCTCCGCCAGAAGGAATTAGTATTGAAGGTTGGCACACAAGTATCATCTTTGTTGCTACTATTGCCTGTATTGTCGCTGAAATTATGCCAATTGGTGCAATTGGATTATTAGCGATAACGGTTTTTGCGGTTCTAGGACCATCAGGGGCAGCAACAGCGACAGAGGCGATTAAAATTTCATTAAGCGAATTAAACAGTAGCCTTATTTGGCTTATCGTTATTGCTTTTATGATAGCACGTGGTTTTATCAAAACAGGGTTAAGTAAGCGTATAGCTTATTATCTTGTTAAACTTTTAGGTAGAAATACATTAGGTTTAGCCTATGGCCTGTCGGTAACGGATATGGCATTAGCTCCAGCTATTCCTAGTACGACAGCTCGTGCTGGCGGTGTGATTTATCCAATCGCTGAAGCATTAGCGATCAATTTTAATTCAAATCCAAAAGATGAATCAAGAAATCGTATTGGCACTTTCTTAATGTTAACCATTAGTCATGTAAATGATATTACATCGGCAATGTTTTTAACTGCCTTTACCGGCAACTTGTTGGCAGCCAAATTAGTAACAAGTCAACTTGGTATTACTTTAGGCTGGGGACAATGGTTTATGGCGGCTATCGTACCTTGTTTAGTCTCATTTATTGTTATTCCTTTAGTTATCTACTTTTTAACCAATCCTGAGCTTAAAAAGACACCAGAAGCGCCTAAATTAGCCACAGAAGAACTTAAAAAAATGGGGGCTCTGACCTTTAAAGAACTTATTATGGGTTCAACTGTTTTATTACTGTTAGGCTTGTGGATTTTTGGTAAAAACTTTGGTATTGATTCAACTACTACTGCATTTATCGGCTTAACAATTTTAATTTTAACCGGTGTACTTAGTTGGGATGATATCAAAGGTGAAAAGGCTGCTTGGGATACTTTAATTTGGTTTGCAGCATTACTGATGATGGCGGGACAAGTTAATAAACTTGGCGTAACTAAGTGGCTAGGCGATACAATTGGTAATGCGGTTAAAGGTCACTTAGGAGATAGTAGCTGGGTTTTAGTCATTGTTATTTTGTGTGTAGCCTATGTTTATCTCCATTACTTCTTTGCGAGTGGTAATGCGCATATTGCTGCTTTATTCCCAGTATTTTTAACGGTTGCTTTAGCGCTCGGCGTGCCGCAAATGATTGCCATTTTTGCATTAGTTATTTGTACTAACTATTTTGGTTCGATTACCCAATTTGCTAATGCTCGTAACCCGTTACTGTTTGCTGAAGGCTTTGTACCGGTTAAAACATGGTGGAAAGTCGGTTTCATTTGTAGCGTAGTAAATTTAATTATTGTTTTCACTATTGGTATTTTATGGTGGAAAATCATTGGATTAGGATAA
- a CDS encoding FAD:protein FMN transferase: MLNSSHEYTQVLMGTTVSLTLYEPNEAVAHRVFHTIKLLEDKLTVNRSHSEVMSINAAAGKHPVIVSRAVFSLIEQAYKVSLMPNSCFNFAIGPLVKLWKIGFQGQQVPSPQQIYDQLLLTDPSEIELDPKTCAVFLKKKGMEIDLGAIAKGYIADVVKVVLQQNNIHQAIINLGGNVLTLGKSPLDRNGNWQIGLKEPFSLNNQLAGIIQVNNKSVVTSGIYERYFTLNNHRYHHIFNPSTGYPLDNELESVTVISDTSLEGDIFSTILYGLGVKKASKYLIEHPSLSAIFVLKNKTIELVNTDNFAFQLISQHYVLH; this comes from the coding sequence ATGCTTAATTCAAGCCATGAATATACTCAAGTATTAATGGGTACCACGGTTTCATTAACGCTTTATGAGCCTAATGAAGCCGTAGCTCATAGGGTGTTTCACACCATAAAATTACTTGAAGATAAATTGACCGTTAACCGCAGTCATTCAGAAGTTATGTCGATTAACGCTGCTGCGGGTAAACATCCGGTTATCGTTAGCCGTGCTGTGTTTTCGCTTATTGAGCAAGCTTATAAAGTCAGTTTAATGCCCAATAGTTGTTTCAATTTTGCTATTGGTCCTTTAGTCAAATTATGGAAAATCGGTTTTCAAGGCCAGCAAGTTCCCTCCCCACAGCAAATTTATGATCAACTATTATTAACCGATCCTAGCGAAATTGAGCTTGATCCTAAAACTTGTGCAGTTTTTTTGAAAAAAAAGGGAATGGAAATTGATTTAGGTGCTATAGCCAAAGGCTACATAGCAGATGTAGTTAAAGTAGTCCTACAGCAAAATAACATACATCAAGCTATTATCAATTTAGGTGGTAACGTCTTAACTTTAGGCAAATCACCCTTAGATAGGAATGGCAATTGGCAAATAGGTTTGAAAGAGCCATTTTCACTCAACAATCAATTGGCCGGGATTATTCAAGTTAATAATAAATCTGTTGTTACATCAGGGATTTATGAGCGTTACTTTACCTTAAATAATCACCGTTATCATCACATATTCAACCCTTCAACCGGTTACCCGCTAGATAATGAATTAGAAAGTGTAACGGTAATTTCAGATACGTCGCTTGAAGGAGATATATTTTCAACTATTCTCTATGGATTAGGGGTTAAAAAAGCTAGTAAATATTTGATTGAACATCCGAGTTTATCAGCCATATTTGTTTTAAAAAATAAAACAATCGAACTAGTTAATACTGATAATTTCGCTTTTCAGCTAATTAGCCAACATTATGTTTTACATTAA
- a CDS encoding flavocytochrome c, with amino-acid sequence MKNEDIFKPVILPNGVSLKNRIMMAPMTTCSGFYEGSVTHDLIEYYRARAGEIGTIIVECGFVDNKGLAFPGAIGLDNDDKIEGLAKIAKAIKEKGSKAVIQVYHGGRMVEPKLIGGQSPVGPSAIAAPRPGAATPIELTADEVDEMIDKFGQAVRRAIQAGFDGVEIHGANTYLIQQFYSPNSNQRTDKWGGSRDNRARFPLAVLDITHNMVKEYANPDFIVGYRFSPEELEVPGIRFDDSMYLLEKLAEKGLDYVHFSMGAILRPSIVETNDPTPLINKYVAMRSQTLAKIPVVGVGNVVNISDVEAAMDNGFDLVAVGRACIAYPDWLSRVEKGEKLELFINSDKREELNIPEPLWHFSLVESLIRDVNLNVKKFKPGNYQEKVNDESYEYLINVELGNDFVKDMQLLNANDFDSEVVNNFSEIKHRIIDSNSPHVDAISGATSQCEAFKKAVTKAMAKSNKEAIIAEGGDPNDKAYDVVVVGSGGAGLAAAIQAHDLGASVVMVEKMSVIGGNTNKASAGMNAAETKFQKLKGIVDSKELFYKETLTGGKNKNNPELLRYFVENAPDAIDWLDNNGIELSGITTTGGMSIDRTHRPASGAAVGGFLISGLQKNINRRGIEVMLDTNVTEILTENHKVVGVKVNEEDGSVQTIKAKAVIIATGGFSANREMVEKYRPDLKGFVTTNHKGATGSGIMILEKLGAGTVDMKEIQIHPTVEQTTSYLISESIRGGGAILVSQKGQRFVNELDTRDKVSAEIIKLPEHYAYILFDQQVRNENKAVEEYVSHDLVVQADTIKDLADKLSIDSNTLSQTVERYNQFAETKRDEDFGRTTGMRHPINKGPFYAIKIAPGVHHTMGGVTINTDTQVLDTDKHVIQGVFAAGEVVGGVHGANRIGGNAVADIIIFGMQAGRKATDYINH; translated from the coding sequence ATGAAAAACGAAGATATTTTTAAACCAGTAATCTTACCCAATGGTGTTTCCCTAAAAAATCGTATTATGATGGCACCAATGACTACTTGTTCAGGGTTTTACGAAGGTTCTGTTACGCATGATTTAATTGAATATTACCGAGCAAGAGCGGGTGAAATTGGCACTATTATTGTTGAATGTGGATTTGTTGACAATAAAGGGTTAGCGTTTCCCGGTGCGATTGGTTTAGATAATGATGATAAAATAGAAGGATTAGCGAAGATCGCTAAAGCCATTAAAGAGAAAGGCTCCAAAGCGGTTATCCAAGTTTATCATGGTGGCCGTATGGTTGAGCCTAAACTTATTGGTGGACAATCGCCAGTTGGGCCAAGTGCGATAGCTGCACCACGACCAGGCGCAGCAACCCCAATTGAATTGACGGCAGATGAAGTTGATGAAATGATTGATAAGTTTGGTCAAGCTGTTCGTCGAGCGATCCAAGCTGGATTTGACGGTGTCGAAATTCATGGCGCTAATACCTACTTAATTCAACAATTTTACTCACCTAACTCAAATCAACGAACTGATAAATGGGGTGGTAGCCGTGATAATCGAGCTCGATTCCCATTGGCTGTTTTAGATATTACACATAATATGGTTAAAGAATATGCCAACCCTGATTTTATTGTTGGTTATCGTTTTTCGCCGGAAGAATTAGAAGTACCTGGAATTCGTTTTGATGATTCGATGTACTTACTTGAAAAATTGGCTGAAAAGGGACTTGATTACGTTCACTTCTCTATGGGGGCGATCTTAAGACCATCTATTGTTGAAACTAATGATCCAACGCCTTTAATTAATAAATATGTTGCAATGCGATCACAGACATTAGCTAAAATTCCGGTTGTTGGTGTCGGTAATGTGGTTAATATAAGTGATGTCGAAGCAGCTATGGATAACGGCTTTGATCTGGTTGCAGTTGGTCGGGCATGTATTGCTTACCCTGATTGGCTTAGTCGAGTCGAAAAAGGGGAGAAACTTGAACTTTTCATCAATAGTGATAAACGTGAAGAACTCAATATACCTGAGCCACTATGGCACTTTTCATTAGTTGAAAGCTTGATTCGTGATGTGAATCTTAATGTAAAAAAATTCAAGCCGGGCAATTATCAAGAAAAGGTTAATGATGAGTCTTATGAATACTTAATTAATGTTGAATTAGGTAATGACTTTGTTAAAGACATGCAATTGCTCAATGCTAATGATTTTGATAGTGAAGTGGTCAACAACTTTTCTGAAATCAAACATCGTATTATTGACTCTAATAGTCCTCACGTCGATGCAATTTCCGGCGCGACATCACAATGTGAAGCGTTCAAAAAAGCCGTAACGAAAGCTATGGCGAAATCAAATAAAGAAGCTATCATTGCAGAGGGTGGTGATCCTAATGATAAAGCTTATGATGTGGTGGTGGTTGGTAGTGGTGGCGCTGGACTAGCAGCCGCTATTCAAGCACATGATTTAGGAGCAAGTGTAGTTATGGTTGAAAAAATGTCGGTTATTGGTGGCAATACAAATAAAGCTTCTGCTGGTATGAATGCAGCCGAAACTAAATTCCAAAAACTTAAAGGCATTGTGGACAGTAAAGAGCTGTTCTATAAAGAAACCTTAACAGGTGGTAAAAACAAAAATAATCCTGAGTTACTTCGTTATTTTGTTGAAAATGCTCCTGATGCCATTGACTGGTTAGATAATAATGGTATCGAACTTAGTGGTATCACAACTACGGGTGGCATGAGCATTGACCGTACGCATCGCCCGGCAAGTGGTGCTGCTGTTGGCGGATTTTTAATTAGTGGATTGCAAAAAAATATCAACCGACGTGGTATTGAAGTTATGCTTGATACCAATGTAACTGAAATATTAACTGAGAATCATAAAGTTGTCGGAGTTAAAGTCAATGAAGAAGACGGCTCCGTTCAAACGATTAAAGCCAAAGCGGTTATTATTGCTACTGGTGGATTTAGTGCAAATCGTGAAATGGTTGAAAAATATCGACCAGATCTAAAAGGATTTGTTACCACTAACCATAAAGGTGCAACCGGTTCCGGAATTATGATTTTAGAAAAACTGGGCGCAGGCACAGTGGATATGAAAGAAATTCAAATTCATCCAACTGTAGAGCAAACAACTTCGTATTTGATTTCCGAATCAATTCGTGGTGGTGGGGCGATACTGGTTTCCCAAAAAGGGCAACGCTTTGTCAATGAGTTAGATACTCGTGATAAAGTTTCAGCAGAAATTATTAAATTACCTGAGCATTATGCGTATATTCTATTTGATCAACAAGTACGTAATGAAAACAAAGCTGTTGAAGAATATGTATCACATGATTTAGTCGTTCAAGCTGATACGATTAAAGATCTTGCTGATAAACTCTCAATTGACAGCAATACTTTATCTCAAACTGTTGAGCGTTATAATCAGTTCGCTGAAACAAAACGTGACGAAGACTTTGGTCGAACAACTGGTATGCGACATCCTATTAACAAAGGACCATTTTATGCGATTAAGATTGCTCCGGGTGTGCATCATACTATGGGTGGGGTAACGATTAATACCGATACTCAAGTTTTAGATACGGATAAACATGTAATACAAGGCGTATTTGCTGCTGGCGAAGTGGTCGGTGGTGTTCATGGTGCCAATCGTATCGGTGGAAACGCTGTTGCTGATATCATTATATTTGGTATGCAGGCAGGTAGAAAAGCCACTGATTACATTAATCATTAA